In a single window of the Litorilituus sediminis genome:
- a CDS encoding IS3 family transposase (programmed frameshift), translating into MTQRRKPRKYTDEFREEAVKLVTEQGYSVTEAANSLGITTKLLYNWKDKFAKQASGETLSKDERAELVKLRKENKRLLMEREILKKGQRLLCERNEVKFEYIKEQQWRFPISALCNVLKVSRSAYYAWLKRPAKIITPDELRLYRRIKRLFDDSRSSAGARTLMKLLRKEGFNIGIFRVKSLMKLLSLQVKQRVAYKVTTMRKHSHAIADNLLKRKFNPASANQTWAGDITYLRTHQGWMYLAVVMDLHSRRIIGWALSKRMTVDLTMRAMQMAINLRQPKAGLIFHSDRGSQYTSKRYRAQLWANRITPSMSGCGACLDNAVVERFFGSLKNEWLLNVYHLTRESMKIDVEKYIKYYNSVRLHTTLNDMSPIEFESVRRKCAA; encoded by the exons ATGACGCAAAGAAGAAAACCAAGAAAATATACAGATGAGTTCAGAGAAGAAGCTGTAAAGCTCGTTACAGAACAAGGTTATAGCGTAACCGAAGCTGCTAACTCGTTAGGCATTACAACGAAGCTGCTTTATAATTGGAAAGATAAATTTGCTAAGCAAGCTTCAGGCGAAACATTAAGTAAAGATGAAAGAGCTGAGCTGGTTAAGCTTAGAAAAGAAAACAAACGCTTGCTAATGGAGCGTGAAATCCTAAAAAAAG GCCAGCGCCTTCTTTGCGAAAGAAATGAAGTAAAGTTCGAATATATTAAAGAGCAGCAATGGCGCTTTCCAATCAGTGCGCTATGTAATGTTTTAAAAGTGAGTCGCTCAGCCTATTACGCTTGGCTTAAGCGGCCAGCTAAAATCATCACACCAGATGAGCTAAGACTATATCGTCGTATAAAGCGACTATTTGATGATAGCCGAAGCAGTGCTGGTGCCAGAACCTTGATGAAGCTGCTACGCAAAGAAGGTTTTAATATTGGAATTTTCCGAGTAAAAAGTTTGATGAAGTTACTCAGCTTACAAGTAAAACAACGAGTAGCTTACAAAGTGACGACCATGCGAAAGCATAGTCATGCTATTGCAGATAATTTGCTTAAGCGTAAGTTTAATCCAGCTAGCGCTAACCAAACGTGGGCTGGTGATATTACTTACTTGAGAACTCACCAAGGCTGGATGTATCTAGCTGTAGTAATGGATTTACATTCTCGCCGTATTATTGGTTGGGCTTTAAGTAAGCGTATGACCGTTGATTTAACAATGAGAGCTATGCAGATGGCAATTAACCTACGCCAACCCAAAGCAGGCTTAATATTCCATAGCGATAGAGGTTCACAATATACCAGCAAGCGCTATCGAGCTCAGCTATGGGCTAATCGAATTACACCATCCATGAGTGGTTGTGGGGCTTGCTTAGATAATGCTGTAGTTGAAAGGTTCTTCGGAAGCTTGAAAAATGAATGGCTATTAAATGTTTATCACTTAACAAGAGAAAGCATGAAAATCGATGTTGAAAAATACATCAAATACTATAACTCAGTTCGATTACATACGACCTTAAACGATATGTCGCCAATCGAGTTTGAAAGTGTAAGGAGAAAGTGTGCGGCCTAG
- a CDS encoding DUF6756 family protein: MSQVLDEISTAIKNLSLESSVVRVINDEDLYKNLLNHFVKGGDRRWWWESFNVESNSKSFSDGLGYKRLPVIVPDKDEVVWFMVEDDQLPNYPIFECSISNAVKIIGECFAFEYYLISKNLQWLLCENHHDRVIGIGSKLDFGNAI; the protein is encoded by the coding sequence ATGTCTCAAGTATTAGATGAAATCTCAACTGCAATAAAAAACTTATCTCTTGAATCTTCAGTGGTAAGGGTTATTAATGATGAAGATTTATATAAAAATCTATTGAATCACTTTGTAAAAGGCGGCGATCGTCGTTGGTGGTGGGAATCATTCAATGTTGAGTCTAACTCCAAATCATTTAGTGATGGTTTGGGCTACAAACGTTTACCTGTAATTGTTCCAGATAAAGACGAAGTTGTTTGGTTCATGGTAGAAGATGATCAATTACCAAATTATCCAATCTTTGAGTGTTCCATTAGTAATGCTGTAAAAATAATTGGTGAGTGTTTTGCGTTTGAATATTATTTAATATCTAAAAATTTACAATGGCTGTTGTGTGAAAACCACCATGATAGAGTTATAGGTATTGGAAGTAAGCTTGATTTTGGTAATGCCATATAA
- a CDS encoding DUF6980 family protein, with the protein MKHCCNQMEQKLTLECEQHDYEFDCPDVLISYTAKFDEYGLIIHDGGSSCIEIGYCPWCGFKLPESKRDLWFDVLEELGFDDPSEQEIPKEFLSSAWHESGKYT; encoded by the coding sequence ATGAAACATTGTTGCAATCAAATGGAGCAGAAGCTGACGCTAGAATGTGAACAGCACGATTATGAATTTGATTGCCCTGATGTGCTTATTAGTTACACAGCTAAATTTGATGAATACGGGTTGATTATCCATGATGGTGGTAGCTCATGCATTGAAATTGGCTATTGCCCATGGTGTGGTTTCAAGCTTCCAGAATCCAAACGAGATTTATGGTTTGATGTATTGGAAGAGCTTGGTTTTGATGATCCTAGTGAGCAAGAAATTCCTAAAGAGTTTTTATCTTCTGCTTGGCATGAGAGTGGAAAGTACACCTAA
- a CDS encoding GIY-YIG nuclease family protein: MSQWIYVGWLDESNCDFSRYNKCIGVYKGELKGELVYIGKATERNNGGFRKRLRDYTRISQSARGYSAGDNMFKNKQIIKISIQVVSTVKEAENLEIQLIKKLKPKWNFRG; encoded by the coding sequence ATGTCTCAGTGGATATATGTCGGATGGTTAGATGAATCTAATTGTGATTTCTCACGGTACAATAAATGTATTGGTGTTTACAAAGGAGAATTAAAGGGGGAATTAGTTTACATAGGTAAGGCTACCGAAAGAAATAATGGTGGGTTTAGGAAACGTTTAAGAGACTATACCCGTATAAGTCAAAGTGCTAGAGGTTATTCTGCTGGTGATAATATGTTCAAAAATAAACAGATTATTAAAATAAGTATACAAGTTGTTTCAACTGTTAAAGAAGCTGAAAACCTTGAGATACAATTAATTAAAAAGCTAAAACCCAAATGGAACTTTCGTGGTTAG